A section of the Pseudomonadota bacterium genome encodes:
- the fliB gene encoding flagellin lysine-N-methylase, whose translation MSDTITRHALLERFSCLGADCPDTCCQGWDMRADVRQMARYASHAPELLATVDPIQGIMKRDAATGYCEQFGDGLCRIHARYGAEYLSDSCHFYPRMIHQLGEAHQMTGALSCPETLRLILTESAPFALQEVAVAAMPAQRRSLLPEGVSAADAQAIMAACMALAADERQSPEQIIATLLHLATQFQALEPRQWAVQLPHLLAKPDAVAPAPNLADPHRIYYALKLLMAFGQPTARPRLGQTLAAMEDALDCAVIEQTRELKTGTHAGAAGAQLQRRWHMGAQAALELTLRRWIQAQLAMTAFPFGGFTTIGVAQRAAVLVQRFATLRLALMCHVTPRGTQPDTEAVLRIIQSLSRFMDHLADADLTLMLHRDMGWMDEARLRGLLWGSS comes from the coding sequence ATGAGCGACACCATCACCCGTCATGCGCTGCTGGAGCGGTTTTCCTGCCTCGGGGCCGATTGCCCGGATACCTGTTGCCAGGGTTGGGACATGCGCGCCGATGTCCGCCAGATGGCGCGCTATGCGAGCCACGCGCCGGAGCTGCTGGCAACCGTTGACCCCATCCAGGGCATCATGAAGCGCGACGCCGCGACCGGCTATTGCGAGCAATTCGGCGATGGGCTGTGCCGCATCCACGCGCGTTATGGTGCGGAGTATTTGAGCGACAGCTGCCATTTTTACCCGCGCATGATCCACCAGCTTGGCGAGGCGCACCAGATGACCGGTGCATTGTCCTGTCCGGAAACGCTACGGCTGATCCTCACCGAGTCCGCGCCGTTTGCACTGCAGGAGGTGGCCGTGGCGGCGATGCCCGCCCAGCGGCGCAGCCTGTTGCCCGAAGGGGTAAGCGCGGCCGATGCGCAGGCGATCATGGCCGCCTGCATGGCGCTCGCGGCCGATGAGCGGCAATCGCCGGAACAGATCATCGCCACACTGCTGCATCTGGCGACACAATTTCAGGCGCTGGAGCCACGCCAGTGGGCGGTGCAGCTGCCGCACCTGCTGGCTAAGCCGGACGCAGTGGCGCCCGCGCCCAACCTCGCTGACCCGCACCGCATTTATTATGCGCTGAAGCTGTTGATGGCGTTCGGCCAACCCACCGCGCGCCCGCGCCTCGGCCAGACATTGGCGGCGATGGAGGATGCGCTCGATTGCGCCGTGATCGAACAAACACGCGAGCTGAAAACCGGCACCCACGCAGGAGCGGCCGGTGCGCAGTTGCAACGGCGCTGGCACATGGGCGCGCAGGCTGCGCTTGAACTCACCCTGCGCCGCTGGATTCAGGCGCAGCTTGCCATGACGGCCTTCCCCTTCGGCGGGTTCACCACCATCGGTGTTGCGCAGCGCGCGGCAGTGCTGGTGCAGCGCTTCGCCACGCTGCGGCTGGCACTGATGTGCCATGTCACCCCGCGCGGCACGCAGCCGGATACGGAAGCGGTGCTGCGTATCATCCAAAGCCTCTCGCGCTTCATGGACCATCTCGCCGACGCCGACCTCACCCTCATGCTCCACCGCGATATGGGCTGGATGGACGAGGCGCGGTTACGCGGCTTGCTGTGGGGTAGTAGCTAA
- the ruvB gene encoding Holliday junction branch migration DNA helicase RuvB — MTAASLTSPQALEGDGIEQSIRPQMLADFTGQPQVIENLDVFIRAAKSRNEALDHVLLYGPPGLGKTTLAHIVSREMGVNFRSTSGPLLTKAGDLAAILTNLQAHDVLFIDEIHRLNAAVEEVLYPAMEDFKLDLIIGEGPSARTVRIDLPPFTLVGATTRIGLLTGPLRDRFGIPLKLNFYDVAELKRVVSRASALLHVALTPDGANEIACRARGTPRIAVRLLKRVRDFAHAAGKDSITSAMADATLKRLEVDALGLDASDHRYLKFIADHYDGGPVGVETIAAALSEARDTIEETIEPFLLQLGFIQRTPRGRVMTATAFKHLGLNAPKKPVTAEQLGLLDEE, encoded by the coding sequence ATGACCGCCGCATCCCTCACCTCGCCGCAGGCGCTGGAAGGCGACGGCATCGAGCAATCCATCCGTCCGCAGATGCTGGCGGATTTTACCGGCCAGCCGCAGGTGATCGAAAATCTCGATGTGTTTATCCGCGCCGCCAAATCGCGCAACGAAGCGCTCGACCATGTGCTGCTTTATGGCCCGCCGGGCCTTGGCAAAACCACCCTCGCCCATATTGTCAGCCGCGAAATGGGGGTCAATTTCCGCAGCACCTCCGGCCCGCTGCTCACTAAAGCGGGCGACCTGGCCGCCATCCTCACCAATCTGCAAGCGCATGACGTGCTGTTCATCGACGAAATCCACCGGTTGAATGCCGCGGTCGAGGAAGTGCTTTACCCGGCGATGGAGGATTTCAAGCTCGACCTCATCATCGGCGAAGGCCCCAGCGCGCGCACGGTGCGGATTGATTTACCGCCCTTCACGCTGGTCGGCGCGACGACGCGCATCGGCCTGCTCACCGGCCCGCTGCGCGACCGTTTCGGCATTCCCCTCAAGCTCAATTTCTACGATGTGGCGGAGCTGAAGCGCGTGGTCAGCCGTGCGAGCGCGTTGTTGCATGTCGCCCTCACACCGGATGGCGCGAACGAAATCGCCTGCCGCGCACGCGGCACACCGCGCATCGCCGTACGCCTGCTCAAGCGCGTGCGTGATTTCGCGCATGCCGCCGGGAAAGATTCCATCACCAGCGCCATGGCCGATGCCACGCTGAAGCGTCTCGAAGTCGATGCGCTCGGGCTTGATGCGTCGGACCATCGTTACCTGAAATTCATTGCCGACCATTACGATGGTGGGCCGGTTGGGGTCGAGACCATCGCGGCGGCCCTTTCCGAAGCACGCGACACGATCGAAGAAACCATCGAGCCCTTCCTGCTGCAGCTCGGCTTCATCCAACGCACCCCGCGCGGGCGGGTGATGACGGCGACGGCGTTTAAGCATTTGGGACTGAATGCACCGAAGAAGCCGGTGACGGCCGAGCAATTGGGGCTGTTGGATGAGGAATGA
- the ybgC gene encoding tol-pal system-associated acyl-CoA thioesterase, whose protein sequence is MNAYSRDDRFYFPIRIFYEDTDAGRVVYHSNYLNFCERARTEWLRTLTIGRERLQQEFGLMFVVRRATVDYRRPARLDDLLMVETRLSGMGKVRMSLTQEITRGDTLLATVVVEVVAVSVSDFTPIALPETLRSLLPAAPVMEEKR, encoded by the coding sequence ATGAACGCCTATAGCCGTGATGACCGGTTTTATTTCCCCATTCGCATCTTTTACGAAGATACGGATGCGGGTCGGGTTGTCTATCACTCCAACTACCTGAATTTCTGTGAGCGGGCGCGCACCGAGTGGCTGCGCACGCTGACGATTGGCCGCGAACGGCTGCAGCAGGAATTCGGGCTGATGTTCGTTGTCCGCCGCGCAACCGTTGACTATCGCCGCCCGGCGCGGCTCGATGACCTGCTGATGGTAGAAACGCGCTTGTCAGGCATGGGCAAAGTGCGTATGTCGTTGACGCAAGAGATCACCCGGGGCGATACGCTGCTTGCAACGGTCGTGGTGGAGGTGGTGGCGGTGAGTGTGAGCGATTTCACGCCGATTGCCCTGCCGGAAACACTGCGCAGCCTGCTGCCCGCCGCCCCGGTGATGGAAGAAAAACGTTAA
- the pal gene encoding peptidoglycan-associated lipoprotein Pal has protein sequence MKKTVLALAASLLLLAACDSSSTDVNGAGGAGMGNGSGTTGYLGKNADGTNVTDRVFFGTDSSVVDSDGQATLSNQATWLKANSSVNVTVEGHADERGTREYNIALGERRASAAKNYLVSQGISAGRISVVSYGKERPAATGNDDGAWSQNRRAVTVIAN, from the coding sequence ATGAAAAAAACAGTACTGGCATTGGCCGCCTCCCTTCTTCTTCTCGCTGCGTGTGACTCGTCCTCGACCGATGTAAACGGTGCAGGCGGTGCAGGCATGGGCAACGGCAGCGGCACCACCGGTTACCTCGGCAAAAATGCTGATGGCACCAACGTGACCGACCGCGTCTTCTTCGGCACCGATAGCTCGGTGGTCGATTCCGATGGTCAAGCGACCCTCAGCAACCAGGCTACCTGGTTGAAAGCCAACAGCAGCGTCAACGTGACCGTCGAAGGCCACGCCGATGAGCGCGGCACCCGTGAGTACAACATCGCCCTGGGCGAGCGTCGTGCATCGGCTGCTAAAAACTACCTCGTTAGCCAAGGCATCTCGGCTGGCCGCATCTCGGTCGTTTCGTACGGCAAAGAGCGTCCGGCTGCTACCGGCAACGATGATGGCGCATGGAGCCAGAACCGTCGCGCTGTAACCGTGATCGCTAACTAG
- a CDS encoding type II secretion system protein, which produces MAARSRSLRGFSLVELSVVLVIIGLMVGGIMYGRSVIKAAELRKVNNQITQITGAIYAFRTKYSYLPGDMPNATKFWGALDGSTGTTNACSTTVGSGTLTCNGDGDNSLANITYASERLMAWKHMVNAGMVEGNYTGYGDGTLGGYTNSYADINSPKTIREGRVFLSTANSYTAVQQFPFDSGTQLILRIGGVIDNGTPRGPLFTPEEQSNLDSKYDDGKPAYGTMRGAINSYNGCSTTDVATTAAYAVSSSDRLCFIDLFL; this is translated from the coding sequence ATGGCTGCGCGTTCTCGCTCCCTTCGGGGATTCAGCCTTGTCGAACTTTCGGTCGTGCTGGTCATTATCGGCCTGATGGTTGGCGGAATTATGTACGGGCGGTCGGTCATCAAAGCGGCCGAGCTGCGCAAGGTGAATAACCAGATCACCCAGATCACCGGTGCTATTTATGCCTTCCGTACCAAATATTCCTACCTGCCCGGCGACATGCCCAACGCTACGAAATTCTGGGGCGCGCTGGATGGCAGCACCGGCACCACCAACGCCTGCAGCACCACGGTCGGCAGCGGCACCCTCACCTGCAATGGCGACGGCGATAACAGCCTCGCCAACATCACCTACGCATCGGAACGGCTAATGGCGTGGAAGCACATGGTCAATGCGGGGATGGTCGAAGGCAACTATACCGGCTATGGCGACGGCACGCTGGGGGGCTATACTAATAGCTACGCCGATATTAACTCGCCTAAAACCATCCGGGAGGGAAGGGTTTTCCTATCAACCGCCAACTCCTACACTGCAGTACAGCAATTCCCGTTTGATAGTGGGACGCAACTTATATTGCGGATCGGTGGGGTGATAGATAACGGCACCCCCCGCGGACCGCTATTCACGCCCGAAGAACAATCGAACCTAGACTCGAAATACGATGATGGAAAACCTGCCTATGGCACCATGCGCGGCGCCATCAACAGCTATAATGGCTGCTCGACCACCGATGTTGCCACCACCGCCGCATATGCGGTGTCGTCAAGCGACAGGCTGTGCTTTATCGACCTGTTCCTCTAG
- the tolB gene encoding Tol-Pal system beta propeller repeat protein TolB, whose protein sequence is MRHSFVATLFTAVFLASAAHAELKIDITKGNVEPMPIAVTTLTGAGNGEASGQAISNVIAADLERSGLFKPISNQAFIEQVTNGDAVPRYADWRQINANAIITGTVTPTGGDKVRISFRLWDTLGQQQIAGKEYNTFARNWRRVSHLIADEIYKRMTGEQGYFDTRIVYVAESGPAKKRVKRLAIMDQDGANHKYLTDGNSLVLTPRFSPNTQDILYMSYAGNQPRVFLRDLQTGREESLGKFNGMSFAPRFNHDGSRMLMSIASGGVTSIYEMDLRSRNLKRLTQSSGAIDTSPSYAPDGHAIVFNSDRGGSQQLYTMDGNGGNVQRISFGSGNYSTPVWSPRGDLIAFTKQSGGRFYIGIMKPDGSGERTITQSWLDEGPSWAPNGRVIVFGRESPGGQGGNRSRLYSVDVTGYNVRELDTPMDASDPAWSPLLPM, encoded by the coding sequence ATGCGCCATTCGTTCGTTGCCACGCTCTTCACCGCTGTTTTCCTGGCGTCTGCTGCCCATGCGGAACTGAAAATCGACATCACTAAAGGGAATGTCGAACCGATGCCAATCGCGGTGACCACCCTCACCGGTGCGGGCAATGGCGAGGCTTCCGGCCAGGCGATCAGCAATGTCATCGCGGCGGATCTGGAGCGCTCGGGCCTGTTTAAGCCAATCAGCAACCAGGCCTTTATCGAGCAAGTGACCAACGGCGACGCCGTTCCGCGCTATGCCGACTGGCGGCAGATCAACGCCAACGCCATCATCACCGGCACGGTGACGCCCACCGGCGGCGATAAAGTGCGCATCAGCTTCCGCCTGTGGGACACGCTTGGCCAGCAGCAGATTGCGGGCAAGGAATATAACACCTTCGCACGCAACTGGCGCCGTGTGTCACACCTGATTGCGGATGAAATCTACAAGCGCATGACCGGCGAACAGGGCTATTTCGATACGCGCATTGTGTATGTCGCGGAATCGGGCCCCGCCAAAAAACGCGTGAAGCGCCTCGCCATCATGGATCAGGATGGTGCAAACCATAAATACCTGACCGATGGCAACAGCCTCGTGCTGACGCCGCGCTTCTCGCCCAACACGCAGGATATTCTCTATATGTCCTATGCGGGCAACCAGCCACGCGTGTTCCTGCGCGACCTGCAGACGGGCCGCGAGGAATCGCTTGGCAAGTTTAACGGCATGAGCTTCGCGCCGCGCTTCAACCATGACGGCTCGCGCATGCTGATGTCGATCGCCTCGGGCGGTGTCACCAGCATCTATGAAATGGACCTGCGCAGCCGCAACCTGAAACGCCTGACGCAATCCTCCGGCGCGATCGATACCTCGCCGTCCTATGCGCCCGATGGCCATGCGATTGTGTTCAACTCCGACCGTGGCGGCTCGCAGCAGCTCTACACGATGGATGGCAACGGCGGTAACGTGCAGCGCATCAGCTTCGGCTCGGGTAATTACTCGACACCGGTCTGGTCGCCGCGCGGCGATCTCATCGCCTTCACCAAACAATCCGGTGGCCGCTTCTATATCGGCATCATGAAGCCGGACGGTTCGGGTGAGCGCACCATCACCCAAAGCTGGCTGGATGAAGGCCCAAGCTGGGCGCCCAACGGCCGCGTCATCGTGTTCGGCCGCGAAAGCCCCGGTGGTCAGGGCGGCAACCGCTCACGCCTCTATTCGGTGGATGTGACCGGCTACAATGTCCGCGAACTGGATACGCCGATGGATGCGTCCGATCCGGCATGGTCACCTTTATTGCCGATGTAA
- a CDS encoding YebC/PmpR family DNA-binding transcriptional regulator, which translates to MAGHSQFKNIMRRKGAQDIKRGKIFTKIAREIIVAAKAGPDINFNAKLRTVVIKARQSGMAKERIEAAIAKGSGTGESDNYESVRYEGYGPAGVAILIDALTDNRNRTASDLRSAFTKNGGNMGELGSVGFMFERVGMIEYPAEKIIEDAMLEAAIDAGADNCETADGVHTITTAMEALGAVRDALAEKFGDPTSAKLTFIVKVSAPVSAADAEALMELVEVLEDNDDVQEVFTNAEMTDADAAALRA; encoded by the coding sequence ATGGCGGGGCATTCGCAGTTTAAGAACATCATGCGCCGCAAAGGCGCGCAAGACATCAAGCGCGGCAAAATTTTTACCAAAATCGCCCGCGAAATCATCGTTGCGGCGAAGGCGGGGCCAGACATCAACTTCAACGCCAAGCTGCGCACGGTGGTGATTAAAGCGCGGCAGTCGGGCATGGCGAAAGAGCGGATCGAGGCCGCCATCGCCAAGGGTTCGGGCACCGGGGAATCGGATAACTACGAGTCCGTGCGCTATGAGGGCTATGGCCCGGCGGGCGTGGCGATCCTGATCGACGCGCTGACGGATAACCGCAACCGCACCGCATCGGATTTGCGCAGCGCCTTCACCAAAAACGGCGGCAATATGGGCGAGCTGGGCTCGGTCGGCTTCATGTTCGAGCGGGTGGGGATGATTGAATACCCGGCCGAAAAAATCATCGAGGACGCGATGCTGGAAGCCGCGATCGACGCCGGGGCGGATAATTGCGAAACGGCGGATGGGGTGCACACCATCACCACCGCGATGGAAGCGCTCGGCGCGGTGCGTGACGCGCTGGCCGAGAAATTCGGCGACCCGACGAGCGCCAAACTGACCTTCATCGTCAAAGTCTCTGCCCCCGTCAGCGCGGCGGATGCCGAGGCGTTGATGGAGCTGGTGGAAGTGCTGGAAGATAATGACGACGTGCAGGAAGTGTTCACCAACGCCGAAATGACGGATGCGGATGCCGCCGCGTTGCGGGCGTAA
- the ruvA gene encoding Holliday junction branch migration protein RuvA, with protein MIGKLTGRVDEIAEDHVILDVGGVGYLVFCSGKTLAALPERGGAAVLLTETHVREDHIHLYGFATVAERVWFRTLTTVQGVGVKMAMAILGALTPEQILTAIAAQDKKALTVVSGVGPKLAERLVIELKSHVSKLGAAGFAIAAQHAGGGVQQKPGNAAAKISTAIEDALSALVHLGYGRSEAFAVVMRVQQETPEATLDVLIRTSLRELAA; from the coding sequence ATGATTGGAAAACTGACAGGCCGGGTCGATGAAATTGCCGAGGATCACGTGATCCTCGATGTGGGCGGCGTGGGCTACCTGGTGTTCTGCAGCGGCAAAACGCTGGCCGCCCTGCCCGAGCGCGGGGGTGCGGCCGTGCTGCTCACCGAAACCCATGTGCGCGAGGATCATATTCATCTGTATGGCTTCGCGACGGTGGCCGAGCGCGTGTGGTTCCGCACGCTGACGACGGTGCAGGGCGTGGGGGTCAAAATGGCGATGGCGATTTTGGGCGCGTTGACACCTGAGCAAATCCTCACCGCGATTGCCGCGCAGGATAAAAAAGCGCTGACAGTCGTCAGCGGTGTCGGCCCCAAACTGGCAGAGCGGCTGGTGATCGAGCTGAAATCCCATGTCAGCAAACTGGGCGCGGCGGGCTTTGCGATTGCTGCGCAGCATGCGGGCGGCGGGGTGCAGCAAAAACCGGGCAACGCCGCAGCAAAAATCTCCACCGCAATCGAAGATGCGCTCTCGGCGCTGGTGCATCTGGGCTATGGGCGTTCGGAAGCGTTCGCGGTGGTCATGCGTGTGCAGCAGGAAACCCCCGAGGCGACGCTTGATGTGCTGATCCGCACCAGCCTGCGCGAGCTGGCGGCATGA
- the ruvC gene encoding crossover junction endodeoxyribonuclease RuvC, with the protein MSHHRIIGIDPGLVSTGWGIIESRGSALSFIGCGTIAPKTTLPLSERLLVLHRELTLIIAQHQPGSAAIEETFVTANGASTLKLGQARGALIVTLSASGLSVAEYATRKVKKAIVGTGTADKNQMGQMVGVLLPAARTALAACKHDAADALAIAICHAHHYR; encoded by the coding sequence ATGAGTCATCACCGCATCATCGGCATCGACCCCGGGCTGGTTTCGACCGGCTGGGGGATTATTGAATCCCGCGGCTCGGCGCTCTCCTTTATTGGCTGCGGCACGATTGCGCCCAAAACGACGCTGCCCCTGTCCGAACGGCTGCTGGTTTTGCACCGGGAGCTTACCCTCATCATTGCACAGCACCAGCCGGGCAGCGCGGCGATTGAGGAGACGTTTGTGACCGCCAACGGCGCATCCACCCTCAAGCTCGGTCAGGCGCGCGGGGCGCTGATTGTGACGCTTTCGGCCAGCGGTCTGAGTGTGGCGGAATATGCGACGCGCAAGGTGAAGAAGGCCATTGTCGGCACCGGCACGGCGGATAAGAACCAGATGGGGCAGATGGTTGGGGTGCTGCTACCGGCCGCACGCACGGCGCTTGCCGCCTGCAAACACGATGCGGCCGATGCGCTGGCCATCGCGATTTGCCACGCGCATCACTACCGCTGA
- the tolQ gene encoding protein TolQ has translation MASSAPVTGVNAAEVAGSVSGAAAGHDMSMVGLILHAQPLVLIIMLLLIAMSIGCWAIIIEKMMALRSVNEKTNQFENEFWSAEALDKYYERVKKRKAKHPLALMFSAAMEEWFRSKGQERLVPGSGSSRGGSDLTISVKERIVQMMAITRNREMERLERGLGFLATAGSSAPFIGLLGTCIGIINAFRAIAGSQNTSLAVVAPGIAESLFATAIGLFVAIPAVIAFNKFNGELNRLAGKLEDFSTEFQMLLSRQLDKGGY, from the coding sequence ATGGCCTCATCCGCCCCTGTCACTGGTGTTAACGCTGCCGAGGTTGCCGGTTCCGTCTCGGGCGCCGCCGCCGGGCATGATATGTCGATGGTGGGGCTGATCCTGCATGCGCAGCCGCTGGTGCTGATTATCATGCTGCTGCTGATTGCGATGTCGATTGGCTGCTGGGCGATCATTATCGAGAAAATGATGGCGCTGCGCAGCGTGAACGAGAAAACCAACCAGTTCGAGAATGAATTCTGGTCGGCCGAAGCGCTCGATAAATACTATGAGCGCGTGAAAAAGCGCAAAGCGAAACACCCGCTGGCCCTCATGTTCAGCGCGGCGATGGAAGAATGGTTCCGCAGCAAAGGCCAGGAACGGCTGGTGCCGGGATCGGGCTCCTCGCGCGGCGGCAGCGACCTGACGATTTCGGTCAAAGAACGCATCGTGCAGATGATGGCGATCACCCGCAACCGGGAGATGGAGCGGCTGGAACGCGGGCTGGGCTTCCTCGCCACTGCGGGCTCGTCGGCGCCGTTTATCGGGCTGCTGGGTACGTGTATCGGGATTATCAACGCGTTCCGAGCCATTGCAGGCTCGCAGAACACCTCGCTTGCGGTGGTAGCGCCGGGGATTGCGGAATCGCTGTTTGCGACCGCGATTGGCCTGTTCGTCGCGATTCCGGCGGTGATTGCCTTCAACAAATTCAACGGCGAGCTGAACCGACTGGCCGGCAAGCTGGAGGATTTCTCGACCGAGTTCCAGATGCTGCTGTCGCGCCAGCTCGATAAGGGCGGCTACTAA
- the tolR gene encoding protein TolR, giving the protein MGAQLQGGSRRGHRSTRSAGGFNDINVTPFVDVMLVLLIIFMVAAPMMTTGVSVNLPKAQSSTLAGNDEPISVSIKGDGTVYIQNTATPIETLGTKLQAILGEKKETRIFVRGDKSIDYGQVMRVIGEINGAGYTKVALLTDTSGGAARK; this is encoded by the coding sequence ATGGGCGCACAGCTGCAAGGCGGCAGCCGCCGCGGCCATCGGTCCACGCGCTCGGCGGGTGGGTTTAACGACATCAACGTCACCCCGTTTGTGGATGTGATGCTGGTGCTGCTGATCATTTTCATGGTGGCAGCGCCGATGATGACCACCGGTGTCAGCGTCAACCTACCTAAGGCCCAAAGCTCCACACTGGCAGGCAATGACGAGCCGATCAGCGTGTCGATCAAGGGCGATGGCACGGTGTATATCCAGAATACGGCAACGCCGATTGAGACGCTCGGCACCAAGCTGCAAGCCATTCTGGGTGAGAAAAAAGAGACGCGGATTTTTGTGCGTGGCGATAAATCGATTGATTACGGGCAGGTGATGCGGGTGATCGGTGAAATCAACGGTGCGGGTTACACCAAAGTGGCGCTGCTGACCGACACATCCGGCGGCGCGGCGCGTAAATAA
- a CDS encoding cell envelope integrity protein TolA, giving the protein MVQSRSLSFSIVLHTVAVLFAAFGLPVLMPSPTEPIPLVMTVELLPVGDVTNVKPSEKPIQQEQKAQAAKNSKPITPTAQEKPKAPTPPAPPEKKPFDPTEDAVPAPDAKEKPVEKPKDEAKSKPDDFAKLLNQLQEEAKAEKSKDAKDKTTGAENKTKSDAPYDDSAPLSISEKDTIRSQFLVCWTMPAGAKDAQSLAARIKVEFQADGTVLSATLAADQQGRYGSDPFFRAAADSAIRAVHKCSPLKNLPPEKYNSWRSMEMNFDPKDM; this is encoded by the coding sequence ATGGTTCAATCCCGCAGTCTGAGCTTTTCCATCGTGCTGCACACGGTCGCGGTGCTGTTCGCGGCGTTCGGCCTGCCTGTACTGATGCCAAGCCCCACTGAGCCGATACCGCTGGTGATGACCGTGGAGCTGCTGCCGGTGGGCGATGTGACCAACGTGAAGCCCTCGGAAAAACCGATCCAGCAGGAGCAAAAAGCGCAGGCGGCAAAGAACAGCAAACCCATCACCCCCACCGCGCAGGAAAAACCGAAGGCGCCGACACCGCCCGCCCCGCCGGAGAAAAAACCGTTCGACCCGACGGAAGACGCCGTGCCTGCGCCCGATGCGAAGGAAAAACCTGTCGAAAAACCGAAGGATGAGGCCAAGTCCAAGCCGGATGATTTCGCCAAGCTGCTGAACCAGCTGCAGGAAGAAGCCAAGGCCGAAAAATCGAAGGACGCCAAGGACAAGACCACCGGCGCCGAGAACAAAACCAAATCCGACGCGCCGTATGACGATTCCGCACCGCTCTCGATCAGCGAAAAAGACACGATCCGCAGCCAGTTCCTCGTTTGCTGGACCATGCCTGCCGGCGCGAAGGATGCCCAATCGCTGGCCGCACGCATTAAGGTGGAGTTCCAGGCCGATGGCACCGTGCTGAGCGCCACCCTCGCTGCCGACCAGCAGGGCCGTTACGGCAGCGACCCGTTCTTCCGCGCCGCGGCCGACAGCGCCATCCGCGCCGTGCATAAATGCAGCCCGCTCAAGAACCTGCCGCCGGAGAAATACAACTCCTGGCGCAGCATGGAAATGAACTTCGATCCCAAGGATATGTAG